CGAGAAAAAACGGCCCATTCGGTATATTTAGTTTTGACCGAAGACTCTCGTCACATTTTCCCTGAAAGCTCTGACTCTCCTTAAAAAAGTAATCATTATCGACAATATCATATTTCTCAAAAATCTGTTGATAAGGCACTCTTAAACTCTCAAGATATCGGCGGTGCTCCGAGCCGCCGCAAAATGCTGCATCGATACTCTTTAAATAAATTTTCTTCAGAAATTCAACAGGGAATAACCTGAACTTATCATCCCCCTTTGTTTCCGTCATGAGTATGATTTGTTTCCGATTCTCCCTGGCCCAGCGGATCATGCACCGTGAATCAGGAAGCCTATACCCACAGACAACTAGAATATCAGGATTAAGAGAGTCTAACTCCTGACTGATTTTCGACGACATTACTCCGGCTGGAATATCCTCGTAAACCAAATCCGGGAAAAGAGTAATCCTCTTAAACCCACAATCACCCGTAATTTTATCCCATAAATAGGTTTTATCGGAACCCGCAATCTCAAGTGCGGTTAATTCATCACCGACACTATTAAAAACTCCGTAGGCCGCCTTGATCCGGGCCAAATGATAAGGGCCAAAACGCGGCCATGAAATCAGGACTTTCATTTGATATCGAGTATCCTTAATGGACTGATTTTCACAAGAAACATATCCTTCAGAGCGATCAAATTACCTGAAATCCGTTCAGGACTGCCTCTTAATAATTTTGAAAGATTTGATATTAAGGCTTTACCGATAAATGAAGTTATACATTCTGATAATAAGAGTTCACCTTTGCAATGAAGATAATAGGGATTAGCGATCTGGGCATATCCAAATTTCTTGCCACCGATTCTTGATTCAGGCGACTTCAGGTGAACCAGCCTACTCCCCAAATAATAGAGTAATTTACCTCTACTTTTAAGATAGTTTGAAAATGGGATTTCAAAAAGCCAAGAATATAGAGGTAGATTCTCATCAAAGGAATATCCCTCAAGCGCAGTTCTCCTCACCATCATATTACACCCATAGAGACATACACAGGGATGAATCGATTCATTATCATTCTCATACTCTAATAACTCTTGAGCAGTATTCCTGTCCATGAATTCGTCTTTTACGAGTAACCCATTAAACCCCACCGTTTCAGGATTCTTATCTAAGAAATTTATTCCTTTAAATATATAGTCGACTGCTATCTCCACGTCATCATCAAGAAAAAGCACATACTCCGTTTTAGCGTCTAAATGTTGTAGTGCCTGATTCAGCTGTTTTGTAAGACCCGGCTCAGAATAAACTACCGTTATTCCCTCAGCGACGCTCAGAGGCAGGTCTGCCGGAGAAGTCACCGAGAGGATCACCTGACTGGGGACAAACGATTGGCGGGCTAGGCTCGTCAATGTATCAGCGAGCACTGCCGGGCGACCTTTAGACGCAATGATAACGGTTAGGGACATGGGGGTGGGTAGGATATTAAAGATTAAAGATGGGATCGAGTTAAAAGTTCAAAGGAGTAAGTTAAAAAAAAATGTTTGCAGATAACCCTTTGTCGGCTGCGTGATGGTGATGAGATTTGCTTCTGTGTAAATGGTTTCCAGAGGATTTCCTCCCCAAGAAACGAAATAGGGTATGCGTGTGTAGTCTAATGTACGAGGAATAAATCCAGAATCCCAGCAAAACGGCGGTGCGGGATCACACGCCCCCCAGATGGAACATGCCCGCCCTCGCTCCCGGTCGAGCGAGAATCTCGACCCTCCATTTTATGCGTTCCGATCCTCAACCTAGCACCTAGTACTTAGAACTGTTTTTCCCCTATTCCCCGCAATCCACGGTTTTCACAGAAGTATAATCGAGTAACTTTTTGTCGGCCGTCAGCAAAACCAATCCATGATGGAGAGCTGTTGCGACTAGAATCCTATCTGCTGGGTCTTTGTGGATAGGTTCGGCCAAAGAGTAGGCCGCAGCGGCGATGTCGGATGAGAGTGGTATTTGTGTCAAATTTAGCTGTGCGACAGATGCTTTGATCCATTCGGGGGCTTTCATGGGAAGGAGAATTTTGCCCGCCCAAGACAATTGCGCGACCTCCAGCGAAGAAATCGCGGATACATAAAGTGAATTAGTCTCATCAAGTAGCAGTCCGGTCGTATGTGCGCCGAGTTTATCCGGACGAGATGCCGCCCAAAGCCAAACATGTGTATCCAGGAGGTAATTCAAGAAAGACTTTCCCAATCTGAAACGGAACTTTCATATTCAATGCCATCAGGAATCTGGGCACCATCCGTTAATCCTCCGAGGATCACTTTTTTTTCATTTTCCGCATAGGCGTGGATGGTTACTAGGGGTTTTCCCCGCAAAGTGACGACCAAGGGATGCCCGCTCTGATTCACCTTTTTGAGACTCTCGATACATTTTGCCTTGAATTCAGAGATTAATATCTTTTCCATAAATAAAAATGTAACCTAGTCACATGACTAAGTCAAATAACATCCCCGGCCACAAAACTCAAAACGATTGATGTGTGATTTTTAGGTTTGATACCACCTACTTTGACACGCTAGTTGTTGAATTTACCGGGCTTTTGACTGGAGAGGACTTATCTCTTTTTGCTAAATGCTGTGAAGACCGAGCCCTCGTTGCCTTGGGCAGGACAGAGTAATTTGCCCGACACGTTTGTCCACACACGGTCGAGCGAGAATCTTGACCCTCCATTTTTTTTTTAACTGAGCACTTAGTTCTTAGAACTGTTTTTCCCCTTTATTCCATCTACCCCGGACAATCAGAAGATTGTCCCTCCGGTTGAGGAATCTGTGTTAATCAGTGAAATCTGTGGATGAAAATCCTAAAAAGACGGCAAGTGAGGGCTCGCTGCCGATGTCTGCCGTATCCGTGAAACTCTGACCTGTG
The nucleotide sequence above comes from Verrucomicrobiota bacterium. Encoded proteins:
- a CDS encoding type II toxin-antitoxin system prevent-host-death family antitoxin, which produces MEKILISEFKAKCIESLKKVNQSGHPLVVTLRGKPLVTIHAYAENEKKVILGGLTDGAQIPDGIEYESSVSDWESLS
- a CDS encoding glycosyltransferase family 2 protein, with the protein product MSLTVIIASKGRPAVLADTLTSLARQSFVPSQVILSVTSPADLPLSVAEGITVVYSEPGLTKQLNQALQHLDAKTEYVLFLDDDVEIAVDYIFKGINFLDKNPETVGFNGLLVKDEFMDRNTAQELLEYENDNESIHPCVCLYGCNMMVRRTALEGYSFDENLPLYSWLFEIPFSNYLKSRGKLLYYLGSRLVHLKSPESRIGGKKFGYAQIANPYYLHCKGELLLSECITSFIGKALISNLSKLLRGSPERISGNLIALKDMFLVKISPLRILDIK
- a CDS encoding type II toxin-antitoxin system VapC family toxin yields the protein MNYLLDTHVWLWAASRPDKLGAHTTGLLLDETNSLYVSAISSLEVAQLSWAGKILLPMKAPEWIKASVAQLNLTQIPLSSDIAAAAYSLAEPIHKDPADRILVATALHHGLVLLTADKKLLDYTSVKTVDCGE